DNA from Pseudomonas putida:
TGGCTGCCATCGAGGATCAGGCATTGCTCCTGCATCACCTGTGCGATGCGCGGCTCGATGCTCTGCGGGTCGATGCGATCTGGCCATTGGCCCATCAACCCGAGCAGGCAGGCGCGGTCAGTGGCATGGCCGACGCCGGTCGCCGACAGCGAGCCGTACAGGCGCACCTCCACCCGCGTCACCTGCGTCAACACCCCCTGCTCGCGAAGCGCCTGGGCGAAGGTCGCCGCCGCGCGCATCGGCCCTACGGTATGGGAACTGGATGGGCCGATGCCGATTTTGAAGAGGTCGAAAACACTGATAGCCATGCTAATACCTGGGCGAGACAGCCTGTGTAGCCGTCGACCGCCTCTCCGAGAAAATTGAACGGGACTGCGATATTGCGTGATACTGACTCGCCCTCCGGGTAATGACCAACGAAAGTTCCTAAGCAAGGCTTTAGCAAGGCTAAACGATGAAGCGACAACTCAATGGCCAGACCTTCGTCTGGCTGCACGTGTTCTCCTGTGCGGCGCGGCACCTGTCGTTCACCCGCTGTGCGCAGGAGCTGCACATTACCCCCGGCGCCGTGAGCCAGCAGATGCGCCAACTGGAAGAGCGCCTGGGCTATCGGTTGTTCCTGCGTCGTGCGCGGGGCGTTGAGCTGAGTGCCGAAGGCCAGCGTCTGGCACAGACGGTCGCCGAGGCCTATGGCAGCATCGAGGCGGAGCTGCTTCGCCTGGACGCCGGCGAGATCCGCGGCACCCTGCGCCTGCGTTCGATCCCCTCGTTCCTGGCCAAATGGCTGACCCCTCGCCTGCCCCGCTTCCAGCAGCGCTATCCAGACATCGAACTGCGCCTGGTGGCCGAGGACAGCAACCAAGCCCTGCACCCGGAGGACTTCGACCTGGCCATCGACCTCAACGATGGCAGCTACCCGGGCATGCTCTCCACGCCCTTGCTGGACGAGCAGATCTTCCCGGTCTGCTCCCCCGCCCTGCTTCGCGGCCGCCCGCCGCTGCATGGCCCGGCAGACCTGGTGCATTATCCGCTGCTGCACGACATCACCGCCTGGCGCGGCAGCTCGGAATACGCCGAATGGGAGTTCTACCTCGACGGTATCGGCGCCGGCAGCCTGGATGTGCGCCGTGGACACACCTTCAACCGCAACCACCTGACCATCGAGGCCGCCATCGCGGGGGTTGGTGTGGCCATTGCCCGACGCACCTTGCTCAACGACGAGCTTGAACGCGGCGCGCTGATCGTGCCTTTCGGCGTGCCGATCGCCAACCACAAACGCTACATGCTGCATTACCCGCCCGGCGGGCTGAACCAGCCGGG
Protein-coding regions in this window:
- a CDS encoding LysR substrate-binding domain-containing protein yields the protein MKRQLNGQTFVWLHVFSCAARHLSFTRCAQELHITPGAVSQQMRQLEERLGYRLFLRRARGVELSAEGQRLAQTVAEAYGSIEAELLRLDAGEIRGTLRLRSIPSFLAKWLTPRLPRFQQRYPDIELRLVAEDSNQALHPEDFDLAIDLNDGSYPGMLSTPLLDEQIFPVCSPALLRGRPPLHGPADLVHYPLLHDITAWRGSSEYAEWEFYLDGIGAGSLDVRRGHTFNRNHLTIEAAIAGVGVAIARRTLLNDELERGALIVPFGVPIANHKRYMLHYPPGGLNQPGARAVHDWLVEEAEGFRALHPLLS